GAACTAAGATACAGGATATCAATAAACGGAGATACCAAAGATTCTTAAATAATTTTGGCAAAGATCATAGTCGAGAATCTGTACGTAAAGTCAATACTCATATTCGTGCTTGCGTTAAAGAAGCTGTCGATGAGGGAATCATCAGGACTGACTTCACTCGTGGTGTAGAAATTAATGCAATGGTTAAAGCCAAAGCTGCTGAAGATAAGTTTTTAAATTTCTCTGACGCCCAGAAGCTTTTGCATTATCTCCATTCGAACAGATCTAGGAGCCCGCTGTATTATTTGTTGATCTTAGGCTTACAAACAGGCATGAGGTATGGAGAACTTTTAGGTCTAAAAAAATCGGACTTTGACTTTAAAGATAATATCATAAAAGTAAGGCGGACGTTGGATTATAAAGGGGCCGAAGGTTTCGGTCCTTTAAAAAGTGAGCAGCGTGATCTCGAAATGGATGAATGGACGATGAAACTATTTAAAGATGAACTGTTCAAGAATTCTGTTACTTCTCTTGATGGAATGGTATTTTTTAATCCCAGAACCAAGTCGGGGACATTTTCCAATGCATCTCCAAACAAGATTTTAAAAAAGGCATTAATCAAATTAAATATCGAACCAGTTATAACTGTACACGGATTACGACATACTCACATATCTATCTTGCTATACAATGACATAAACGTCCAATACGTCTCAGAACGCGCTGGACACAAAGATACGACAGTGACATTACAAACTTATGCTCATGTTTTAAAAGAGATGGAGAAAAAAGAAAAAACAAAGACACGACAAGTTTTAGACCAAATGACAATGATAGCGCAATGAGTATTACTTTATCATTGATAAACATAGATAAAACACTTTTACTACACATTGCGCTACACTAAATTTTATTAAAACCCTATTTAATAGCATTTTTTAAACTTAAAAAGAATCCCTTCGAGGGCGTACATAACAGCTGATCGCTTATCCAATGAGATAAGCGATTTTTTTATGAAAGGATTTTCTTTAATGCCGCCCTGTCCACCTTCCCAATCGGCGTATACGGAAATTCCTCAACTATCATAATCCCTTTAGGCATCTGGTAACGGGCAACCCTTTTCCTGAGCCACTCCATTAGCTCCTGATCAGTCAACACTGCATCCTGCTTCAATATTATCCAGGCCGCTAAACGTTGACCAAATTCATGATCGGCAATGCCGGTTACCTCTGATTTTAAAACAGATGGGTGCTGCTCCAACATGCTTGTTAATTCTTGAGGATAAACGTTAATCCCGCCTGACACGATCATGTCGTCTGTTCGCCCATACAAAAAATAATAGCCGTTATGATCAACGTAGCCTATGTCACCCGTTTTGATCCATTCATCCGCAGACTTCATGGACCATTTATTTTTTATTAATATCTGTCCTGATTCTCCAGCTAACACTTCATCTTGATTCTCACCCACTACTTTAATACTCGTTCCCGGAATCGCACGGCCAATTGTTTTGCTTGAATATTTAAGATCGTCCGGAGTGGCAATCAGATTCAATCCCGCTTCAGATGTTCCGTACAGATTATACAAAACCGGTCCTAAACGATTTAAAACTTCTTCAGCCAAATGCGGTTTTAACTCCGAACTTCCCGAAGCAATACAGCACAATGACCGCAAAGCCTCCGCGTCCTCGTTTATCAGTCGTTCAATAATCAATGGCACGGCCGGCATAAAATCAACCTCGTATTTCCGTATCAATTTACAGGCTTCCTGTGCGTCGAATCTGCTGCCTAACACGATCTTTTTCCCGAGCGCGATAAACAATAGTAATATAGCAAATCCATAACCGTGATATAACGGCGTCGGAATGTATGCCGTTTTATAGTTAAGTATTTTGAGCCGTTTGATCATCGTAAAAAACGGTGGCAGGAAATTAATAATGGATGGCTGATGGGTGATCTTCTTCGGTCTTCCTGTTGTGCCACCTGTGAGAAGGATGATCCTGCCCGCAGCTGAGTGCGGATTTTCCCGATTCACATCTGATTCTACAATCAAATCCTCAATCACTGATAACTCAAGGCTCGTCCCACTATTCACATTTACAACAGAAGAATCGTATAAAACAAGGTCAAAAGCATGCTCTCGAATATATTGGTGCAGCTGTTTCTCACCCGCATCAGCATGCAATAAATACAAATCCGCTCCAGTACCTGAAACGGCAAAAATGGACTTCGCCATCTCATTTGAATTTCTTCCTATTAAAGCAACTTTTTTACCCTTTGTGATCTGATAATGTCCGTTCAATACATGGCTTAGGGCCAGTGAATCACGATAGAGCTTCAGGTATGAAATTTCGATGCCATGATGGATCAACGCAGTCTTTTGTTTAAATCGTTTTGCCGAAAAGGATAACAGTGCGAGCAGATTGACCCCATGATTTATAACAGACACCAATAAATAAAACCACCCTGCAGGAAACAACAGTCTGATCACGTTCATGCTCCATGCCTCCCCCACTGCCGAATAAATACCGAAGCAAACTGACCGGAAAGGACCCACCACGGCTTGTATATTTTTTTATTGCGAATGATGAGGCTGCCAATGATTTCAGCTGCGTGCTCAGCATGCATGGCGGGCGTATTCCGGTAGGAGACAGTCGGCTCTATCATCGGTGTTCTGACTAGAGGAAAATAGGCTGTCGACGTCCGGATGCCCAGTCTATTCAATTCTATTTCTGAAGATCTGAACCAGGTATCAAAGGCCCCTTTGGAGGATTGATATGCTGCCCAACCCGATAAAGGAGACAGGATCGCATTTATGGTAGAAACATTTATGATATGTCCGTTTGATTTTGCCAACAGCGGCATCAGCTCCAACACGAGCTTCACCGGCGTGAAATAATTAATTGCCATCGTCCGGGTAAAGTCATGGAAGCGATCCTGTGATGCTTCAAGCGACCGGTTAATCGACAAACCGGCATTACTGATCAGCACGTCAAGCCGCTCAAGCTGCAAAAGTTCGTGTGTGACCTTATTCAACTCAGCGTCAACTCTTAAATCCGCAGCCATGATTGTCACGTGTGCCCCTGTTGTCATTAAATCCTTTTTGATGGCTTGAAGTTTGGCTTCACGTCTGGCAATTAAAATAAGATGTACCTCCGCCCCCGCAAAAAGAGTGGCTGTCTGTTCGCCAATCCCGGAACTCGCTCCAGTGATCACAACCGTTTTTCCTTTTAAATGGCTTCGTAATTTCTTTTTATGTATAGGTCTATGAGGAAACATGACCTTCTCGGAAAAATGATAGTCAAACACAAACATTGTCACCTGCTTTTACATCTATGGTAACGGCTATATTCGGCAATCCACTGCAAAAAGCCTGCAAATCCCTTAACATTTATCTTTCATAGAGTCTCACTCATGTCGAAAGGCCATCACTTTCTGTCGCTAACTCATCCATTTATGTCGATCTTCTTCCCATTTACGTCGCTAATCCAACGCTTTAACATCAAATTGTCATTAGCCACTCAACTTCTGTCGTTACATTAAAGATTCATGTCGATCACACGCCACTTTCTGTTCTTAGGTCGCTAACTTCCTTTCTGTCGACCCGCTTCCATCCCGCCGTCGCACTTTCCGAACATCACATAAAAAACCCCCGCACTCCTAAGCGCGGGGGTTCACCTCATTTACTTCTCTTCTTCCACATACGATGCAAGCGTTTGCAGTGCTGCGTCTTCATCAGGTCCTTCTGTGATTAACACAAAGCTTGTACCTGTTCCGAGTGCCAGACTCATGAGGCCCATGATGCTTTTTGCGTTGACCTTTTTGCCATCCTTTTCAATAAATACATCTGACTGAAATTTTGTTGCTTCCTGTACAAACAGGGCAGCAGGCCTCGCCTGCAGTCCTGTTTTTAATCCTACTGTTACTTCCTGTTTTTTCATTAAATTGCCCCCTCTTTATTTAGTCCCTGCCATTTCACCTTTACGCAGTTTTTCTGCGATTTCATCAATCTTTCTTAATCGGTGGTTAATGCCTGATTTACTGACCGTACCACCTGAGACCATTTCGCCCAGTTCCTTCAGCGTGACGTCCTGGTAGGCAACGCGCAGCTCAGCGATTTCACGCAGCTTGTCCGGCAGAATGCCAAGTCCTGCATGCCGTTCGATAAAGCGGATA
The sequence above is drawn from the Jeotgalibacillus aurantiacus genome and encodes:
- a CDS encoding site-specific integrase; its protein translation is MASITKRGKTWQYTVSRYIDGKYSPIRKGGFRGEKEARLAAAKVELDLAEGIQESYTPEVFADYFERWFLDYKSNRATATKRRYLTTHNIILREFGRTKIQDINKRRYQRFLNNFGKDHSRESVRKVNTHIRACVKEAVDEGIIRTDFTRGVEINAMVKAKAAEDKFLNFSDAQKLLHYLHSNRSRSPLYYLLILGLQTGMRYGELLGLKKSDFDFKDNIIKVRRTLDYKGAEGFGPLKSEQRDLEMDEWTMKLFKDELFKNSVTSLDGMVFFNPRTKSGTFSNASPNKILKKALIKLNIEPVITVHGLRHTHISILLYNDINVQYVSERAGHKDTTVTLQTYAHVLKEMEKKEKTKTRQVLDQMTMIAQ
- a CDS encoding class I adenylate-forming enzyme family protein, coding for MNVIRLLFPAGWFYLLVSVINHGVNLLALLSFSAKRFKQKTALIHHGIEISYLKLYRDSLALSHVLNGHYQITKGKKVALIGRNSNEMAKSIFAVSGTGADLYLLHADAGEKQLHQYIREHAFDLVLYDSSVVNVNSGTSLELSVIEDLIVESDVNRENPHSAAGRIILLTGGTTGRPKKITHQPSIINFLPPFFTMIKRLKILNYKTAYIPTPLYHGYGFAILLLFIALGKKIVLGSRFDAQEACKLIRKYEVDFMPAVPLIIERLINEDAEALRSLCCIASGSSELKPHLAEEVLNRLGPVLYNLYGTSEAGLNLIATPDDLKYSSKTIGRAIPGTSIKVVGENQDEVLAGESGQILIKNKWSMKSADEWIKTGDIGYVDHNGYYFLYGRTDDMIVSGGINVYPQELTSMLEQHPSVLKSEVTGIADHEFGQRLAAWIILKQDAVLTDQELMEWLRKRVARYQMPKGIMIVEEFPYTPIGKVDRAALKKILS
- a CDS encoding SDR family NAD(P)-dependent oxidoreductase, whose protein sequence is MITGASSGIGEQTATLFAGAEVHLILIARREAKLQAIKKDLMTTGAHVTIMAADLRVDAELNKVTHELLQLERLDVLISNAGLSINRSLEASQDRFHDFTRTMAINYFTPVKLVLELMPLLAKSNGHIINVSTINAILSPLSGWAAYQSSKGAFDTWFRSSEIELNRLGIRTSTAYFPLVRTPMIEPTVSYRNTPAMHAEHAAEIIGSLIIRNKKIYKPWWVLSGQFASVFIRQWGRHGA
- a CDS encoding HPr family phosphocarrier protein; translation: MKKQEVTVGLKTGLQARPAALFVQEATKFQSDVFIEKDGKKVNAKSIMGLMSLALGTGTSFVLITEGPDEDAALQTLASYVEEEK